The following coding sequences lie in one Lentilactobacillus sp. SPB1-3 genomic window:
- a CDS encoding diacylglycerol kinase family protein, whose product MVSRDKHQIEKNKSFFQSVGHAISGICRLVLEERNFRFDLIIAAVVLIMGVIFQINLNDWLWLFAAFFAVIGSEVLNSIVENVVDLIVGRQYNELAKRAKDIGAGGVLLSAFFAVIIGCLIFIPKIIEFIK is encoded by the coding sequence ATGGTCTCAAGAGATAAGCATCAAATCGAGAAGAATAAGTCATTTTTTCAATCGGTTGGTCATGCAATTTCAGGAATCTGTCGGCTGGTTCTGGAAGAACGGAACTTTCGGTTTGACTTAATTATTGCGGCCGTCGTGTTAATCATGGGAGTTATCTTCCAAATTAACTTAAACGACTGGCTGTGGCTGTTCGCGGCATTTTTTGCTGTCATTGGCTCGGAAGTTTTGAATAGTATTGTTGAAAATGTTGTCGATTTAATTGTGGGTCGTCAGTATAATGAATTGGCAAAACGAGCTAAAGATATTGGTGCTGGAGGCGTGTTGCTTTCTGCATTTTTCGCCGTTATCATCGGTTGCTTAATTTTCATTCCTAAAATCATCGAATTTATTAAATAG
- the ybeY gene encoding rRNA maturation RNase YbeY: MDLEIYDKTADKVSEDKLKLIRDVLNFAGEYIHLPENTEMSVTLVNNDEIQRINREYRNVDRPTDVISFAIEDEADEDLPIILDDDLMAEIPQNIGDIFVSVDKVAEQADYLEHSFDRELGFLVVHGFLHLNGYDHMEKADADVMFPLQKEILNAYGLKR, encoded by the coding sequence ATGGATTTAGAAATTTATGATAAAACTGCAGATAAAGTTTCTGAGGATAAATTAAAGTTAATTCGTGATGTTTTGAATTTTGCTGGTGAGTATATTCATTTGCCAGAAAACACAGAAATGTCGGTTACTTTGGTTAATAACGATGAAATTCAACGAATCAACCGTGAGTATCGAAACGTCGATCGACCAACTGATGTAATCAGTTTTGCAATTGAAGACGAAGCGGATGAAGACCTTCCCATTATTTTGGACGATGATTTGATGGCTGAAATTCCACAAAACATTGGAGATATCTTCGTTTCAGTAGATAAAGTTGCTGAGCAAGCTGATTATCTCGAACATTCTTTTGACAGGGAACTAGGATTCTTAGTAGTTCATGGATTCTTACACTTAAATGGTTATGACCATATGGAAAAAGCGGATGCCGACGTGATGTTTCCATTACAAAAAGAGATTTTAAATGCGTATGGTCTCAAGAGATAA
- a CDS encoding PhoH family protein: protein MAEEQVTTKEFIVAEQNNLLTIVGAQDEYISILESGLNVSINVFGNSLKVSGEEAAVDTTLLILKNILGLIEKGISINSSDFVSALNMAENGTLEYFSDLYDQVLIKDAKNHAVRVKTFGQRQYVQAIRNHDIVFGVGPAGTGKTYLAVVMAVSALKKGIVDRIVLTRPAVEAGESLGFLPGDLKDKVDPYLRPIYDALHAILGTEHTERLLERGIIEIAPLAYMRGRTLDNAFVILDEAQNTTNSQMKMFLTRLGFGSKMIVNGDISQIDLPRNARSGLVAAQKILANIDQIEFVNFSSKDVVRHPVVSKIINAYEDNAG from the coding sequence TTGGCAGAAGAACAAGTAACAACTAAAGAATTCATTGTTGCAGAACAAAATAATTTACTAACAATTGTTGGTGCTCAGGATGAGTATATTTCTATCCTAGAAAGTGGTTTGAATGTTTCAATTAATGTGTTTGGCAATAGTCTAAAAGTATCCGGAGAAGAGGCTGCTGTCGACACTACGCTATTGATTCTTAAAAACATTCTTGGTTTGATAGAAAAAGGTATTAGTATCAATTCAAGTGACTTCGTTAGCGCACTTAATATGGCTGAAAATGGTACTTTAGAGTACTTTAGCGATTTATATGATCAAGTCTTGATCAAAGACGCTAAAAATCATGCTGTTCGAGTTAAGACTTTCGGCCAAAGACAATATGTACAGGCAATTAGAAATCATGACATTGTATTTGGAGTTGGTCCCGCAGGAACCGGTAAAACATACTTGGCAGTTGTTATGGCGGTTTCGGCCCTTAAAAAAGGAATCGTTGACCGCATTGTACTTACTCGACCAGCTGTCGAGGCAGGTGAAAGTTTGGGATTCTTACCCGGTGACTTAAAGGATAAGGTTGATCCTTATCTTAGACCCATTTATGATGCCTTACACGCCATTTTAGGGACGGAACATACTGAGCGCTTACTTGAGCGTGGCATTATTGAAATCGCTCCTCTAGCTTATATGCGGGGTCGAACATTAGATAATGCATTTGTGATTTTAGATGAAGCCCAAAACACCACTAATTCGCAGATGAAGATGTTTTTGACTCGACTTGGCTTTGGATCAAAAATGATTGTTAACGGTGATATTTCACAAATTGATTTGCCTAGAAATGCTAGAAGTGGTTTAGTAGCCGCACAGAAAATTTTAGCTAATATAGATCAAATTGAATTTGTTAACTTTAGTTCCAAGGATGTTGTACGTCATCCGGTAGTTTCCAAGATTATTAATGCCTACGAAGATAACGCTGGGTAA
- a CDS encoding GatB/YqeY domain-containing protein yields MSIKEQLNSELKEAMKAKDKEKLTVIRGLKAQITNAEVANNNQELTDEQVGQIVLKEIKQINESITEFKKGNRDDLVADQENKLKLTEVYAPAQMSEDEVSKVVSETIAEVGAESMADFGKVMGAIMPKVKGKADGNVINKLVKEQLQS; encoded by the coding sequence ATGTCAATCAAAGAGCAATTAAATTCCGAATTAAAAGAGGCTATGAAGGCCAAGGATAAGGAAAAATTAACAGTTATTCGAGGATTGAAGGCGCAGATTACTAACGCTGAAGTCGCAAACAATAATCAAGAGTTGACTGACGAACAAGTTGGTCAAATCGTCCTTAAAGAAATTAAGCAAATTAATGAGTCGATTACTGAGTTTAAAAAGGGTAACCGTGATGATTTAGTTGCTGATCAAGAAAATAAATTAAAGCTTACAGAGGTTTATGCTCCAGCTCAAATGTCAGAAGACGAAGTATCAAAGGTCGTGTCTGAGACAATTGCTGAAGTTGGTGCTGAATCAATGGCAGATTTTGGTAAAGTAATGGGAGCTATTATGCCTAAGGTTAAAGGCAAGGCCGACGGGAATGTTATTAATAAACTCGTTAAGGAACAGCTCCAAAGTTAA
- the rpsU gene encoding 30S ribosomal protein S21: MAKTVVRKNESLDDALRRFKRTVSKSGTLQEYRKREFYEKPSVKRKLKSEAARKRNNKKKRRF; encoded by the coding sequence ATGGCAAAGACAGTCGTTCGTAAAAACGAGTCTCTTGATGATGCTCTTCGACGCTTCAAACGTACAGTTTCAAAAAGCGGTACACTACAAGAATATCGTAAACGAGAATTTTATGAAAAACCAAGTGTTAAGCGTAAGTTAAAGTCTGAGGCGGCACGTAAACGTAACAACAAGAAGAAACGTCGTTTCTAA
- a CDS encoding pyruvate, water dikinase regulatory protein, translated as MTAKQNIYIISDSSGGTAQTVAQTAASQFKNLTTEIRRFPFVQTESMLTGILKLAKQNQAIIFHTLVSIELSNQVAEFCHQNNMYHFDCVQQPMKMLAEATGEKPAHVPGLIHDLNENYFDRISAIEFAVENDDGKNTKGLLQADIVLLGVSRTSKTPLSLYLANHNLRVANLPIGPTMQIPEELKQVETKRIFGLINTPEKLSRIRKQRMISYGMDANTPYSDPEYIKKELDFAKKLYRNLGCLSINVSNKSIEETSTIILESLDLDETDLNPD; from the coding sequence ATGACTGCTAAACAAAACATCTATATCATTTCTGACTCAAGTGGTGGAACTGCACAAACTGTTGCCCAAACAGCCGCCTCACAATTTAAAAATCTAACAACTGAAATCAGACGATTCCCTTTTGTACAAACCGAATCAATGTTGACTGGGATACTGAAATTAGCCAAACAAAATCAGGCAATTATCTTTCACACATTGGTCAGCATTGAACTAAGTAACCAGGTTGCAGAATTCTGTCATCAAAACAACATGTACCATTTTGACTGTGTTCAGCAACCAATGAAGATGCTTGCTGAAGCAACTGGAGAAAAGCCTGCCCACGTTCCAGGCCTCATTCATGATTTGAATGAAAATTACTTTGATCGCATTTCAGCAATCGAATTTGCCGTTGAAAACGACGATGGTAAGAACACTAAGGGACTACTACAAGCAGATATCGTCTTGCTAGGGGTTTCTAGAACTTCTAAGACCCCATTGTCCTTATATTTGGCTAATCACAACCTGAGGGTCGCTAATTTACCAATTGGGCCTACCATGCAAATTCCTGAAGAATTAAAACAGGTGGAAACTAAACGGATTTTCGGCTTGATCAACACACCAGAAAAGCTCAGTCGTATTCGAAAACAACGGATGATTTCATATGGGATGGATGCTAACACGCCATATTCAGATCCAGAATACATTAAAAAAGAGCTCGATTTTGCAAAAAAACTTTATCGTAATCTTGGTTGTTTATCAATCAACGTTTCAAACAAGTCTATTGAAGAGACTTCCACAATTATTTTAGAGAGTCTGGACCTAGACGAAACGGATCTAAATCCTGATTAA
- a CDS encoding deoxyribonuclease IV, giving the protein MNTDTFLIGSHVNMNGKEMFLGSAKQAHDLKENVFMVYTGAPQNTVRKPIDQLMGEAGQQYMQENGLVASVVHAPYIINLGNTQKPESFQFGIDFLHEEIRRAQAIGASQIVLHPGAHVGAGPEAAIENIAKGLNEVIEPDQTTQIAIETMAGKGTEVGITFEQIAAIIDRVQDNDKLSVTFDTCHTNDAGYNVKDDFDDVLAEFDKIIGIDRLKVVHLNDSKNPMGSHKDRHEIIGLGTIGFDALNYIAHHDQLKSVPKIMETPVLKDENDKKIRYNPHGYEVKMLREQKFNPDIIKDMMANKPF; this is encoded by the coding sequence ATGAATACAGATACTTTTTTAATTGGCTCACACGTCAATATGAATGGTAAAGAAATGTTTTTAGGTTCTGCTAAGCAAGCACATGATTTAAAAGAAAATGTTTTTATGGTATACACTGGTGCCCCTCAAAACACAGTTCGAAAACCGATTGATCAATTAATGGGAGAAGCTGGGCAACAATACATGCAGGAAAATGGCTTAGTCGCTTCTGTTGTCCATGCTCCCTACATCATTAATTTAGGCAATACCCAAAAGCCAGAGAGTTTTCAATTCGGTATTGATTTCTTACATGAAGAAATTCGCAGAGCACAAGCAATTGGTGCTTCACAAATCGTTTTGCATCCAGGAGCTCATGTAGGTGCTGGCCCCGAAGCTGCAATTGAAAATATTGCAAAAGGTTTAAATGAAGTTATTGAACCTGATCAAACCACTCAAATTGCAATCGAAACCATGGCGGGTAAGGGGACAGAAGTCGGCATTACTTTTGAACAAATTGCAGCAATCATTGATCGTGTTCAAGACAATGATAAATTGTCAGTTACATTTGATACCTGTCACACTAACGATGCTGGTTATAACGTCAAAGATGATTTCGATGATGTCCTGGCTGAATTTGATAAAATTATCGGTATTGATCGACTAAAAGTGGTTCATTTGAACGACTCTAAAAATCCAATGGGGAGTCACAAAGACCGTCACGAAATCATTGGTTTGGGGACGATCGGCTTTGATGCCTTAAATTACATTGCTCATCATGACCAACTAAAAAGCGTTCCCAAGATTATGGAAACGCCAGTTTTGAAGGATGAGAACGATAAAAAGATTCGTTACAATCCTCATGGTTATGAAGTTAAAATGTTGCGAGAACAAAAGTTTAATCCTGATATCATTAAAGATATGATGGCAAACAAACCATTTTAA
- a CDS encoding CDP-glycerol glycerophosphotransferase family protein, with protein MGNKFKQLIKLIARLVLIVINDGFLCIPVKKGRVMFESFNGRDINDNPFAIYQELVKLDSTYKGTAYFSVKPSEYQRLAQSHPEMKLIRRFTPRWAVLMATSEYWVMNSRLPLWWHKNRGTRYIQTWHGTPLKKLGKDIENVEIPGTTTTKYHAEFQQEADRWDVLIAPNQYSQDIFKSAFGFHNHFLNIGYPRNDVLYTENNETKIAGLKQKLLGKQPHRVILYAPTWRDDDYQQKGVYNFELPFNLKKFFDRFDDDTQLIIRPHYLVKDKIDITGYEDRVSVLADDDINELYLISDMLITDYSSVMFDYANLKRPTLYYAYDLDHYRDELRGFYFDYQADNLSGPLVTNEGDFFNKLSDFCKYGQFPGFEHQLADFNERFCSWETGQASNQVAKLIMNGGR; from the coding sequence ATGGGTAATAAATTTAAACAACTAATAAAACTTATTGCTCGACTAGTGCTCATCGTTATTAACGATGGGTTTCTTTGTATTCCGGTAAAAAAAGGTCGGGTAATGTTTGAAAGCTTTAATGGACGAGATATTAATGACAATCCATTCGCGATTTATCAAGAATTAGTTAAACTGGATTCAACTTATAAAGGTACTGCTTATTTCAGTGTGAAGCCTTCAGAATATCAACGATTGGCACAATCACATCCAGAAATGAAATTGATTCGTAGGTTTACTCCTAGATGGGCAGTTTTGATGGCCACCTCGGAATATTGGGTCATGAATTCACGTCTTCCACTGTGGTGGCATAAAAATCGTGGGACTAGATATATTCAAACCTGGCACGGAACACCCTTGAAAAAATTGGGCAAAGACATTGAAAATGTTGAGATTCCTGGCACTACAACGACTAAGTATCATGCAGAATTTCAACAAGAGGCAGATCGTTGGGACGTCTTAATTGCGCCTAACCAATATTCTCAAGATATTTTTAAATCTGCTTTTGGATTTCATAATCACTTTTTGAATATCGGTTATCCAAGAAATGACGTTTTATATACTGAAAACAATGAAACAAAGATTGCGGGACTCAAACAAAAATTACTAGGTAAGCAGCCTCATAGAGTAATTTTGTATGCTCCTACGTGGCGTGATGATGATTATCAGCAGAAGGGCGTTTATAATTTTGAATTACCATTTAATTTAAAGAAATTTTTCGACCGTTTTGATGATGATACGCAACTAATTATTAGACCTCATTACCTTGTTAAGGATAAAATTGACATAACGGGATATGAGGACCGGGTTAGTGTGTTAGCAGACGATGATATCAATGAGTTATATTTAATCTCTGACATGCTGATTACAGATTACTCTTCGGTGATGTTTGACTATGCTAACTTAAAGAGACCGACATTGTATTATGCGTATGATTTAGACCATTATCGGGATGAATTACGCGGATTTTACTTTGACTATCAAGCAGACAATTTATCTGGCCCATTGGTAACCAATGAAGGAGATTTCTTCAACAAGCTGAGCGATTTTTGCAAATATGGTCAATTCCCAGGCTTTGAACACCAGTTGGCAGACTTTAATGAACGCTTTTGTTCTTGGGAAACAGGTCAAGCTTCTAATCAAGTGGCAAAATTAATTATGAATGGAGGACGATAA
- a CDS encoding ABC transporter permease: MKEVWTLIKEQAENLGIIFRISRYEDKAEYQSHYLGLMWEYLYPLIQIGIYWIVFGVGLKHGNATHGIGYLPWMVIGITPWFFMNRVTLDASKSIYERVGMVSKMKFPVSILPTIKIVSNLTTFWTMLVFTILIGFLNNVFPTISWFEWIYYFICMIAWLIAFGIFNSTISVLIRDYKILLQSVMRMLFYLSGVLFNFQTNAFPAPMVRVLELNPFFYVVNGFREAMFNEGHFWQQGTLNLVFWGFVLFFLLVGSHLHYKFRSRFVDLI, from the coding sequence TTGAAAGAAGTATGGACATTAATTAAAGAACAAGCTGAAAATTTGGGAATCATTTTCAGAATTTCACGCTACGAAGATAAAGCAGAGTATCAAAGCCATTATTTAGGTTTAATGTGGGAATATTTATACCCATTGATTCAAATTGGAATTTATTGGATTGTTTTCGGTGTCGGTTTGAAACATGGTAATGCAACTCATGGGATTGGTTATTTACCTTGGATGGTAATCGGTATTACACCTTGGTTCTTCATGAACCGAGTTACTCTAGATGCGTCAAAGAGTATTTATGAGCGAGTTGGTATGGTTTCGAAAATGAAATTTCCAGTCAGCATCTTGCCAACAATTAAAATCGTCAGCAATTTAACGACTTTTTGGACCATGTTGGTTTTCACCATTTTAATTGGTTTTTTGAACAACGTTTTTCCAACAATTTCTTGGTTTGAATGGATTTACTACTTCATTTGTATGATTGCTTGGTTAATCGCATTTGGTATCTTTAATTCAACTATCTCTGTTTTGATTAGAGATTACAAAATCTTACTTCAATCTGTTATGAGAATGTTATTCTACCTATCAGGTGTCTTGTTTAACTTCCAAACTAACGCCTTTCCAGCACCAATGGTTCGTGTTCTTGAGTTAAATCCGTTCTTCTACGTGGTTAACGGATTTAGAGAAGCCATGTTTAATGAAGGACATTTCTGGCAACAAGGAACTTTAAACTTGGTATTCTGGGGTTTTGTTTTGTTCTTCTTACTAGTAGGATCACATCTGCATTACAAATTCCGGTCAAGATTTGTTGACCTTATATAG
- a CDS encoding CDP-glycerol glycerophosphotransferase family protein, with product MSILNLFRKKRNIVYFMSFDNNVDFIKKLAAKKPKNSRLLVYYRSNTEAAATDLAAYGIITRPFKDNVSFVLGKIPKVMSARLIFCDNYYAFLGGLVKTPKMKVVQLWHANGAIKKFGWEDPTTNDRTTSDKKRFESVYDKFDDYIVSSESMGQVFERSYHAKANQMKLLGYPRSDELFDDEAIQASRDRIFRSAPELKGKRVILYAPTYREDGNFKLPNGVSNALTSDPNSIVVIKLHPVVQDREDKVREVRNPRIRFYHQFSTNDLLTVTDTLVTDYSSVVFDFSLLKNAKSVIFFMYDLERYRQDPGIQNDFLDWLPDKPLLTVKELAAAIVADQPSDFQEFNKRWNTFNDGNASDRVIEHYLQNF from the coding sequence ATGTCGATTCTGAATTTGTTTAGAAAAAAGAGAAACATTGTCTACTTTATGAGTTTTGATAATAATGTAGATTTCATAAAAAAATTAGCTGCAAAAAAACCGAAGAATAGTCGACTTTTGGTTTATTATCGAAGTAACACTGAGGCCGCAGCTACAGATTTAGCTGCTTACGGTATTATTACCAGACCTTTTAAAGATAATGTGAGCTTTGTTTTGGGAAAAATCCCGAAGGTCATGAGTGCTAGATTAATTTTTTGTGATAACTATTATGCATTTTTAGGTGGCTTGGTTAAAACTCCTAAAATGAAGGTAGTTCAACTTTGGCATGCAAATGGTGCCATTAAAAAGTTTGGTTGGGAAGATCCAACAACAAATGATCGAACTACTTCTGATAAGAAACGATTCGAGTCAGTGTATGATAAATTTGATGACTACATAGTGTCTTCTGAATCCATGGGGCAAGTATTCGAAAGAAGTTATCATGCTAAAGCCAATCAGATGAAACTGTTGGGTTATCCACGATCGGATGAATTATTTGATGATGAAGCTATTCAGGCTTCCAGAGACCGAATCTTTCGTTCCGCTCCAGAATTAAAAGGTAAACGGGTCATCTTATACGCACCGACGTACCGTGAGGATGGTAATTTTAAATTACCTAACGGAGTCAGCAATGCACTTACTAGTGATCCTAATTCCATCGTGGTCATTAAATTGCACCCTGTAGTTCAGGATCGCGAAGATAAAGTTCGTGAAGTTAGAAATCCACGGATCCGCTTCTACCATCAGTTTTCAACCAATGACTTATTGACCGTTACTGATACCTTGGTCACCGATTATTCTTCGGTGGTGTTTGATTTTAGCTTGCTAAAAAATGCTAAGTCAGTTATTTTCTTTATGTATGATTTAGAAAGATATCGTCAAGATCCCGGAATCCAGAATGATTTCTTAGATTGGCTACCCGACAAACCGCTACTTACTGTCAAAGAACTGGCAGCAGCAATTGTGGCAGATCAACCCTCGGACTTTCAGGAATTTAACAAACGCTGGAATACTTTTAATGACGGTAATGCATCGGATAGAGTTATTGAACATTACTTACAAAACTTTTAA
- a CDS encoding YitT family protein, which translates to MDDVSKVLKRHAYITKASTSFIYAILVSIAVNFFWTPGHIYSSGITGFAQLLTTVSERFLPITITTGVGLFLLNIPLFLLAWKAISHQFTIFTIFTVFLSSLMIQMMHPIQLTHDPIICAIFGGAVNGFGTGLALKNGISTGGLDILGIVIRDRTGRSIGSINIMFNVFIILAAGLMYGWPYAFYSVLSLIVNAKVMDMTYTKQQRMQVMIITSRPNTVIDSVQNHLRRGITIVHNAEGAYQHDQKTILFTVISRYEMGELEEALLESDPHAFASLSDTVKIVGRFYDPMP; encoded by the coding sequence ATGGACGACGTTTCAAAAGTGCTTAAGCGACATGCTTATATCACCAAAGCATCAACTTCTTTTATCTACGCAATTTTAGTTTCCATCGCGGTTAATTTCTTTTGGACACCGGGACACATATATTCTTCAGGAATCACAGGCTTTGCGCAATTATTGACCACTGTTTCTGAACGTTTTTTACCAATCACTATTACTACTGGTGTGGGATTATTCTTACTTAACATTCCGCTATTTTTATTAGCTTGGAAGGCAATTAGTCACCAATTTACGATTTTTACCATCTTTACCGTGTTTTTATCAAGTTTAATGATTCAAATGATGCATCCGATTCAACTAACGCATGATCCCATTATTTGCGCCATTTTTGGTGGGGCAGTTAATGGTTTTGGTACCGGTCTTGCCTTGAAAAATGGTATTTCTACTGGTGGATTAGACATCTTGGGAATCGTTATTCGTGATCGAACTGGACGCTCAATTGGTTCAATCAATATTATGTTTAACGTATTCATTATTTTAGCTGCCGGTTTAATGTATGGATGGCCATACGCGTTCTATTCTGTTTTGAGTTTAATTGTGAATGCTAAGGTAATGGACATGACATATACTAAACAACAGCGAATGCAAGTTATGATCATTACATCACGGCCTAACACAGTGATTGATAGTGTTCAAAATCATTTACGACGAGGAATTACCATCGTGCATAATGCTGAAGGAGCATATCAACATGACCAAAAAACGATTCTGTTCACGGTCATTTCGAGGTATGAGATGGGGGAATTGGAAGAAGCCTTACTTGAATCTGATCCACACGCATTTGCTTCATTATCAGATACAGTTAAAATCGTTGGTCGTTTTTACGATCCGATGCCCTAA
- the aspS gene encoding aspartate--tRNA ligase, with protein sequence MKRTTYAGLVDENLIGEEVVLKGWVQKRRDLGSLIFIDLRDIKGIVQLVFSEEYGPEALKVADQLRGEYVVEVRGKVVARADKEVNDRMRTGKIEIDITEAKILATAKTPPFYIQDNINVSDELRLKYRYLDLRRPEMQRSILMRNRIIQSVHSFFDSQEFIDIETPTLTKSTPEGARDYLVPSRVYPGSFYALPQSPQQFKQLLMGAGFDKYYQIARCYRDEDLRGDRQPEFTQIDMEMSFADPEEIQEVTEGLIAKVMKDALGVEVKLPFARMSWDESMARFGTDQPDVRFGMELKDLSEIMKSVDFKVFSSAVENGGQVKAIAVPGGADLYSRKDLDAFGKYVERFGAKGLAWLKVTDDGFSGPIAKFFADEGVRDQILATTEAKVGDLLLFAADNSRVVANTLAYLRVQIAKEQNMIDESKFAFLWIVDWPLFDYDVDLKRYVAAHHPFTMPNEEDVHYLMNEDEDPHKAYAQSYDIILNGLELGGGSIRIHRRDIQEKMFEALGFTKESAESQFGYFLEALDYGFPPHGGLAIGLDRFVRLLADRDNIRDVIAFPKNSKAVEPLTSAPAPVANKQLEDLGIFVTEHDDEDKK encoded by the coding sequence ATGAAAAGAACAACATATGCAGGATTAGTAGACGAGAATTTAATCGGCGAAGAAGTCGTTCTTAAGGGATGGGTTCAAAAACGCCGTGATTTAGGTAGTTTAATTTTTATTGACCTAAGAGATATCAAGGGCATCGTTCAACTCGTATTTAGTGAAGAATATGGTCCAGAGGCTTTAAAAGTCGCTGATCAACTTCGTGGGGAATATGTAGTTGAAGTTCGTGGTAAGGTCGTTGCCAGAGCAGATAAAGAAGTTAATGACCGTATGAGAACTGGTAAGATTGAAATTGATATTACAGAAGCTAAGATTTTAGCTACTGCTAAAACTCCACCATTCTACATTCAAGATAACATCAATGTTTCAGATGAACTTAGATTGAAATATCGTTACCTTGATTTACGTCGTCCAGAAATGCAACGGAGTATTTTGATGCGTAACCGTATCATTCAATCGGTTCATAGTTTCTTTGATTCACAAGAATTTATTGATATTGAAACTCCTACTTTAACTAAATCAACTCCAGAAGGAGCCCGTGACTACTTGGTTCCATCAAGAGTTTATCCTGGTTCATTTTATGCACTACCTCAATCACCTCAACAATTCAAACAATTATTGATGGGTGCCGGTTTTGATAAATATTACCAAATTGCTCGTTGTTACCGTGACGAAGATTTGCGTGGTGATCGTCAGCCAGAATTTACCCAAATCGATATGGAAATGTCATTCGCTGATCCTGAGGAAATTCAAGAAGTAACTGAAGGCTTAATTGCTAAAGTTATGAAGGATGCTTTAGGAGTTGAAGTTAAATTGCCATTTGCCAGAATGAGCTGGGATGAATCAATGGCTCGCTTTGGTACTGATCAACCAGATGTTAGATTCGGTATGGAATTGAAGGATCTTTCTGAAATTATGAAGTCAGTTGACTTTAAGGTATTCTCTTCTGCTGTCGAAAACGGTGGCCAAGTCAAAGCAATTGCTGTTCCTGGTGGGGCAGACCTTTATTCAAGAAAAGACTTAGATGCTTTTGGTAAGTATGTCGAACGCTTTGGCGCTAAAGGACTTGCTTGGTTGAAAGTTACTGATGATGGTTTCTCAGGACCAATTGCTAAGTTCTTTGCTGATGAAGGTGTCAGAGATCAAATTTTGGCTACTACTGAGGCTAAAGTCGGTGACTTATTATTATTTGCTGCTGACAATAGTCGGGTTGTTGCAAATACCTTAGCTTACTTACGAGTTCAAATTGCTAAAGAACAAAATATGATCGATGAATCTAAGTTTGCTTTCTTGTGGATCGTCGACTGGCCATTGTTTGATTACGATGTTGACTTGAAGCGTTATGTAGCTGCTCACCATCCATTCACTATGCCAAATGAAGAAGATGTTCATTACTTGATGAATGAAGATGAAGATCCTCACAAGGCGTATGCTCAAAGTTACGATATTATCTTAAATGGTCTCGAATTAGGTGGGGGATCAATTCGTATTCACCGTCGCGACATTCAAGAAAAAATGTTTGAAGCACTTGGATTTACTAAAGAAAGTGCAGAATCACAATTTGGTTACTTCTTAGAGGCATTGGATTATGGTTTTCCACCTCATGGTGGTCTTGCAATTGGTTTGGACAGATTTGTTCGCCTATTGGCTGATCGTGATAACATTCGTGATGTTATTGCGTTCCCTAAGAATTCCAAAGCAGTTGAACCATTGACTAGCGCCCCAGCACCAGTTGCTAATAAACAATTAGAAGATTTAGGAATTTTCGTCACTGAACATGATGATGAAGACAAAAAATAG